In Acidovorax sp. 106, the following proteins share a genomic window:
- a CDS encoding response regulator, with translation MAINVVLCDDHAVLRRGIRDTLIEAHDIQVTGEAGSYSELREVLRSAPCDVLLLDLNMPGRSGLEVLASLKETNSDIKVLVVSMYPEDQYALRCLKAGAQGYANKAGDPVALIAAVRTVMQGRKYLTAEVAQMLAESLSQPVQETPHAALSERELQTLIKIASGRRLSDIAEELMLSPKTVSVYRSRVLEKLQLTNNAELTVYAIRNQLV, from the coding sequence GTGGCGATTAATGTTGTTCTGTGTGATGACCATGCCGTACTGCGTCGGGGCATCCGCGACACGTTGATTGAAGCCCATGACATTCAGGTCACAGGAGAGGCAGGCAGCTACTCAGAGCTTCGAGAAGTTTTGCGCAGCGCACCCTGCGACGTTTTGCTCCTTGATCTCAACATGCCTGGCCGCAGTGGACTGGAAGTGTTGGCAAGCCTGAAAGAGACAAATTCGGATATCAAGGTACTGGTGGTGTCCATGTATCCAGAAGATCAATACGCCCTGCGCTGCCTCAAAGCAGGCGCCCAAGGATACGCCAACAAGGCGGGAGATCCTGTTGCACTGATTGCAGCGGTTCGCACCGTCATGCAGGGACGCAAGTATCTGACTGCCGAGGTGGCGCAGATGCTGGCAGAAAGTCTTTCGCAGCCTGTGCAAGAAACACCCCACGCTGCACTGTCTGAGCGCGAACTGCAAACACTCATCAAAATTGCATCAGGCCGTCGCCTGTCGGATATCGCAGAAGAACTGATGCTAAGCCCCAAGACGGTGAGCGTCTATCGCTCCAGGGTCCTTGAGAAGCTGCAACTAACCAACAATGCGGAACTGACGGTGTACGCAATACGCAACCAACTGGTCTAG
- a CDS encoding ATP-binding protein, with amino-acid sequence MVTIAPEQQLQILHLEDSLADQKLVHRVILRSYPSAAITPVDSLDAFAALVSQRSFDIILADYRLNGFTALDAWQHVAQLHHRPPFVLVSGAVGEAAAVDAMHLGIADYLLKDDIGRLPHVMARAIEVHQANKERELAVAELAESQKRLAALAEHLQTSIEQERAAIAREIHDDIGGALTAVRFDIAWIGRHATTDAMKEHAAAATDMLQHAVGASQRIMMNLRPPVLEQGLAAAVKWLASGFERRTDIPTRVRLSKEDIDVSPEIQLVAYRTAQEALTNIGKHAQPSKVSIDLSDYEGVLTLEIADNGCGMGPEMQTKPKAFGLKGLQERARTVGGWLDISSQPTKGTCITLTVPLTSSPTKYQEGEVCGD; translated from the coding sequence ATGGTCACGATAGCACCAGAGCAACAGCTTCAAATACTCCACCTTGAAGATTCGCTTGCTGATCAAAAACTGGTGCACCGAGTCATTCTTCGGTCTTACCCCTCTGCAGCCATCACACCTGTTGACTCTCTGGATGCGTTTGCGGCACTTGTTTCGCAGAGGTCATTCGACATCATCCTAGCGGACTACAGGCTCAACGGGTTTACGGCGCTTGATGCATGGCAACATGTTGCGCAATTGCATCACCGCCCCCCCTTCGTTCTGGTTTCAGGAGCGGTTGGCGAAGCTGCTGCGGTCGATGCCATGCACCTCGGCATCGCCGACTACCTTCTCAAAGACGACATTGGCCGACTCCCTCATGTCATGGCTCGCGCCATTGAAGTGCACCAGGCCAATAAAGAACGCGAGCTGGCCGTGGCAGAGTTGGCAGAGTCTCAAAAACGACTGGCGGCTTTAGCTGAGCACTTACAGACATCCATTGAGCAAGAGCGCGCAGCCATCGCACGCGAAATTCACGATGACATCGGCGGCGCACTGACAGCCGTTCGCTTTGACATCGCATGGATAGGTCGGCACGCCACGACCGATGCAATGAAGGAGCATGCAGCGGCGGCCACAGACATGTTGCAGCATGCTGTGGGCGCCAGCCAGCGCATCATGATGAACTTGCGCCCCCCGGTACTGGAGCAAGGGCTAGCCGCAGCGGTCAAGTGGCTGGCATCAGGTTTTGAGAGAAGAACAGACATCCCGACTCGAGTGCGCCTCAGCAAGGAAGATATCGATGTCAGTCCAGAAATCCAGCTGGTGGCATACCGCACCGCCCAAGAGGCACTGACCAATATCGGCAAACACGCGCAGCCCAGCAAAGTGAGCATCGACTTATCTGACTATGAGGGTGTCCTGACGTTGGAAATTGCAGACAACGGGTGCGGCATGGGCCCCGAAATGCAAACCAAACCCAAAGCCTTTGGACTCAAAGGGCTTCAAGAAAGGGCTCGTACTGTTGGCGGCTGGCTGGATATCAGCAGTCAGCCCACGAAAGGCACATGCATCACGCTGACAGTCCCGCTAACATCGTCACCAACAAAATACCAAGAGGGGGAAGTTTGTGGCGATTAA
- the fliQ gene encoding flagellar biosynthesis protein FliQ: MTSQMVLTMGRDALTLLLMISMPVLGVVMAVGLVVSIFQAVTQIHEATLAFVPKLIAAMIVFAIGGPWMISTLVDYIRRTIESIPSVVG; the protein is encoded by the coding sequence GTGACTTCTCAGATGGTTTTGACCATGGGGCGAGATGCCCTGACCTTGTTGCTCATGATCTCGATGCCCGTATTGGGCGTGGTCATGGCTGTGGGCTTGGTGGTCAGCATTTTTCAGGCAGTGACGCAGATCCATGAGGCTACGCTGGCTTTTGTGCCCAAGCTGATCGCAGCCATGATCGTGTTCGCCATTGGTGGCCCCTGGATGATCAGCACGTTGGTGGATTACATCCGTCGGACCATTGAATCCATTCCTAGCGTTGTCGGTTGA
- the fliR gene encoding flagellar biosynthetic protein FliR translates to MITFNEAQLVAWLSPVLWPFLRVLAVFSVAPIFSMRMIPMRVKIGLAFLVALCAQGVLVNQPIVDINGRDAIGAVVQQVVIGLSIGFAVRLVFSAVELAGEIIGLQMGLNFASFFDPASNAQISAVARFFGNVSMLLFIVVNGHLMVVMAVVKSFDRFPVNGNFLSALNQMRLYELGSSLFSSALWIALPMIALLLFVNLALGVISRVAPQMNIYAVGFPVTLTVGMLGIAATLPMLEQPILTLMQQAVDIFAAQR, encoded by the coding sequence GTGATCACCTTCAATGAGGCGCAACTGGTTGCTTGGCTCTCGCCAGTGCTGTGGCCATTTTTGAGGGTGCTGGCGGTATTTTCAGTGGCACCGATTTTCTCCATGCGCATGATTCCCATGCGGGTAAAGATCGGCTTGGCATTTCTTGTTGCCCTCTGCGCCCAGGGTGTTTTGGTCAATCAGCCAATCGTGGATATCAATGGGAGAGATGCGATTGGGGCCGTCGTGCAGCAGGTGGTGATTGGCTTGTCGATTGGTTTTGCTGTCCGTTTGGTGTTTTCTGCAGTGGAGCTGGCGGGGGAAATCATTGGTTTGCAGATGGGGTTGAATTTCGCTTCATTTTTTGACCCGGCAAGCAATGCACAAATCAGTGCGGTAGCTCGCTTTTTCGGCAATGTGTCCATGTTGTTGTTCATCGTGGTCAATGGGCACTTGATGGTCGTGATGGCGGTCGTCAAGAGCTTTGATCGATTTCCCGTCAATGGCAATTTTTTAAGTGCCTTGAATCAGATGCGGTTGTACGAACTCGGGTCATCGCTGTTCTCGAGCGCTTTGTGGATTGCGCTGCCGATGATTGCCTTGCTGCTGTTCGTCAATCTTGCGTTGGGGGTGATATCCCGTGTTGCGCCGCAGATGAATATTTATGCAGTGGGGTTCCCTGTGACACTCACGGTCGGGATGCTAGGTATTGCGGCCACCTTACCCATGCTCGAGCAGCCTATCTTGACGCTCATGCAGCAGGCGGTAGATATTTTTGCCGCACAGAGATAG